Proteins from one Catenuloplanes atrovinosus genomic window:
- the sepH gene encoding septation protein SepH: protein MRPVRFVALSEDGQALVLADEVGRLLALPIDERIAGALHTEPGGGGVALAVAGTATELKATLAPRDIQARIRAGESADDVARIAGVPVDRVLRYAGPVLQERAMLAQHARRTRLKTSERGAPLAEVVDGRLAQHGIDTEKISWDAYRREDGTWRIIATWPSGKATAQASWDLDKSRQVVAPHDDMAQYLCAERPTPILGQEPAPERSGHGLPTPSRTEPGRGGHGLPGATTEKPRPARDLGRDPIRAGRDALLASLDRPLGQSSGRSLDPAALTESVRPRSAPTVGGAASLLGGGAGSAFDDDADLPKEVPAVPSLAVLRPRRTTNSGQGTAESTDASGKPRKRLPSWDDVLFGGGPAARETS from the coding sequence ATGCGACCGGTTCGCTTCGTCGCCCTCTCCGAGGACGGCCAGGCCCTGGTACTCGCCGACGAGGTCGGGCGACTCCTGGCACTCCCCATCGACGAGCGCATCGCGGGTGCGCTGCACACCGAGCCCGGCGGAGGCGGCGTCGCCCTCGCCGTGGCCGGCACCGCCACCGAACTCAAGGCCACGCTGGCCCCGCGGGACATCCAGGCCCGCATCCGGGCCGGCGAGTCCGCCGACGACGTCGCCCGGATCGCGGGCGTCCCGGTCGACCGCGTGCTCCGCTACGCCGGCCCCGTGCTCCAGGAGCGGGCCATGCTCGCCCAGCACGCCCGGCGCACCCGGCTGAAGACCTCTGAGCGCGGCGCGCCGCTGGCCGAGGTCGTCGACGGCCGCCTCGCCCAGCACGGCATCGACACCGAGAAGATCTCCTGGGATGCGTATCGGCGGGAGGACGGCACCTGGCGCATCATCGCCACCTGGCCGTCCGGCAAGGCCACCGCCCAGGCCTCGTGGGACCTCGACAAGTCCCGCCAGGTCGTGGCGCCGCACGACGACATGGCGCAGTACCTCTGCGCCGAGCGCCCCACGCCGATCCTCGGCCAGGAGCCGGCCCCCGAGCGCAGCGGCCACGGCCTGCCCACCCCGTCGCGCACCGAGCCCGGCCGCGGCGGTCACGGCCTCCCCGGCGCCACGACCGAGAAGCCGCGCCCCGCGCGCGACCTCGGCCGGGACCCGATCCGTGCCGGCCGCGACGCGCTGCTCGCGTCCCTCGACCGCCCGCTCGGCCAGAGCTCCGGCCGCTCACTCGACCCGGCCGCCCTGACCGAGTCGGTCCGCCCCCGCTCCGCCCCCACCGTGGGCGGCGCCGCCTCCCTGCTCGGCGGCGGTGCCGGCTCCGCCTTCGACGACGACGCGGACCTCCCCAAGGAGGTGCCGGCCGTGCCGTCGCTGGCCGTCCTGCGCCCGCGCCGGACGACCAACTCCGGTCAGGGCACCGCCGAGTCCACCGACGCCTCCGGCAAGCCCCGCAAGCGCCTCCCGAGCTGGGACGACGTCCTCTTCGGCGGCGGACCAGCGGCCCGCGAGACAAGCTGA
- a CDS encoding nuclear transport factor 2 family protein translates to MVQSYDAVTAWRAAGEAGDAAGAVAALSPDVTLVSPITERFTFQGHRQVRTLLDVALAVIDDLTYTDQVAEARTVALFYEARIGTTRLYEAQRLRLGDDGLIHHITLYVRPLPALTLLMTRLGPDLARRNGQPGLARLIPLASGMLHSMATTGEQRIMPRAAPR, encoded by the coding sequence GTGGTTCAGTCCTATGACGCCGTCACCGCATGGCGGGCCGCCGGCGAGGCCGGTGACGCCGCCGGTGCGGTCGCCGCACTCAGCCCTGACGTCACGCTGGTCTCGCCGATCACCGAGCGGTTCACCTTCCAGGGCCACCGCCAGGTACGCACCCTGCTCGACGTGGCCCTGGCCGTCATCGACGACCTCACCTACACCGACCAGGTCGCCGAGGCCCGCACCGTGGCGCTCTTCTACGAGGCGAGGATCGGCACGACGCGCCTCTACGAAGCCCAGCGGCTCCGCCTGGGCGACGACGGCCTGATCCACCACATCACCCTCTACGTCCGGCCACTGCCGGCACTCACCCTGCTGATGACCCGTCTCGGCCCCGATCTGGCCCGGCGCAACGGACAACCCGGCCTGGCCCGCCTGATCCCGCTCGCCAGCGGCATGCTGCACTCGATGGCCACCACCGGCGAACAACGAATCATGCCGAGAGCGGCACCCCGATGA
- the thpR gene encoding RNA 2',3'-cyclic phosphodiesterase has protein sequence MRLFAGIYPPEEACAHLAAHVSGLHISTARVNTRLAPRAQWHVTLVFLGEVPDDRLTDVDAAFRQATPSAGTPPARLRIAGGGRFGRGRFTILWAGLTGDVDRLQSSARAIRHALKRSRLPFDDRPFRPHLTLARPGDRIDAAQVEQDRAALDAYSGPEWPATSLRLMRSQLGPSPVYTELGRYPI, from the coding sequence GTGCGCCTGTTCGCCGGCATCTACCCGCCCGAGGAGGCGTGCGCCCACCTGGCGGCGCACGTCAGCGGCCTGCACATCAGCACCGCACGGGTCAATACGCGGCTCGCGCCGCGGGCACAGTGGCACGTGACCCTCGTCTTCCTCGGCGAGGTCCCGGACGACCGGCTGACCGACGTGGACGCGGCCTTCCGGCAGGCGACCCCATCCGCCGGTACGCCGCCCGCCCGCCTCCGCATCGCCGGGGGTGGGCGGTTCGGGCGGGGCCGGTTCACCATCCTGTGGGCCGGGCTGACCGGCGACGTCGATCGTCTCCAGTCGTCGGCGCGGGCGATCCGGCACGCGCTCAAGCGGTCCCGCTTGCCGTTCGACGACCGCCCCTTCCGGCCGCACCTGACCCTGGCACGACCGGGCGACCGGATCGACGCCGCTCAGGTGGAACAGGACCGCGCGGCCCTGGACGCCTACTCGGGCCCCGAGTGGCCGGCGACAAGCCTCCGCCTGATGCGAAGCCAGTTGGGCCCGAGCCCGGTGTATACGGAACTGGGCCGCTATCCGATCTAG
- a CDS encoding MFS transporter, which yields MRATLNTTFRSLTVRNYRLFATGQLVKLVGVWMMFTAQDWLVLDLSGNSGSALGIVTALQFLPVLLLTLYAGKLADRYDKRRILIASNAAYALLAIVFAILVAAGVVELWHVFVFAGLLGVANAIETPVRQSFISELVGLTLLPNALSLSAATFNVARVSGPALAGVAIAGLGVGPVFLISTALGVAPVFAYLRMHVPALIRAAAPGTRAKGGVLDGLRYVWTRGDLLLVIVVMAVVAMIGFNFPVTLAVLAKVSFHAGAAWFGLLTTALALGALGGALAGSARTGRPSVYTVLLPGVAFAVLEILVGFAPTFWAAAILLVPTGFFMIFFAQAANQRVQLGTDGAYRGRVMALYVLVFLGTTPIGAPIAGAWAEWFGPAVSIALSGAISLVAALAALIWQLRRSGERLRITLRPLPRLSVITPAEANAPVS from the coding sequence GTGCGGGCCACGCTGAACACGACATTCCGATCCCTGACCGTACGCAACTACCGGCTGTTCGCCACCGGCCAGTTGGTGAAGCTGGTGGGCGTCTGGATGATGTTCACGGCCCAGGACTGGCTGGTGCTGGACCTGTCCGGCAACTCCGGCTCCGCGCTCGGCATCGTCACCGCGCTCCAGTTCCTGCCCGTCCTGCTGCTCACGCTCTACGCCGGCAAGCTCGCCGACCGGTACGACAAGCGCCGCATCCTGATCGCCTCGAACGCCGCGTACGCGCTGCTCGCGATCGTGTTCGCGATCCTGGTCGCGGCCGGCGTGGTCGAGCTCTGGCACGTCTTCGTCTTCGCCGGGCTGCTCGGCGTCGCCAATGCGATCGAGACGCCGGTCCGCCAGTCGTTCATCTCCGAGCTGGTCGGCCTGACGCTGCTGCCGAACGCGCTCTCGCTCTCCGCCGCCACGTTCAACGTCGCCCGGGTCAGCGGCCCGGCGCTGGCCGGCGTGGCGATCGCGGGGCTCGGCGTCGGGCCGGTCTTCCTGATCAGCACCGCGCTGGGCGTCGCGCCGGTCTTCGCGTACCTGCGGATGCACGTCCCCGCCCTGATCCGCGCCGCGGCCCCGGGCACGCGCGCGAAGGGCGGCGTGCTCGACGGCCTCCGGTACGTGTGGACCCGCGGCGACCTGCTGCTGGTGATCGTGGTGATGGCCGTGGTCGCCATGATCGGCTTCAACTTCCCGGTGACGCTGGCGGTGCTCGCCAAGGTCTCGTTCCACGCCGGCGCGGCCTGGTTCGGCCTGCTCACCACCGCGCTCGCGCTCGGCGCGCTGGGCGGCGCCCTGGCCGGCAGCGCGCGCACCGGGCGGCCGTCGGTCTACACCGTGCTGCTGCCCGGCGTGGCGTTCGCGGTGCTGGAGATCCTGGTCGGCTTCGCACCCACCTTCTGGGCGGCCGCGATCCTGCTCGTACCCACCGGGTTCTTCATGATCTTCTTCGCGCAGGCCGCGAACCAGCGCGTGCAGCTCGGCACGGACGGCGCCTACCGCGGCCGCGTGATGGCGCTGTACGTGCTGGTCTTCCTCGGCACCACGCCGATCGGCGCGCCGATCGCGGGCGCGTGGGCGGAGTGGTTCGGCCCGGCCGTGAGCATCGCGCTCAGCGGCGCGATCTCGCTGGTCGCGGCGCTGGCCGCGCTCATCTGGCAGCTGCGCCGATCCGGCGAGCGACTGCGGATCACGCTGCGCCCGCTGCCCCGGCTGTCCGTGATCACGCCGGCCGAGGCGAACGCGCCAGTTTCATAA
- a CDS encoding MarR family winged helix-turn-helix transcriptional regulator yields MAERTTALQLALGLREAITRLNRRLRQARPVGDLTMAQLSALTSLELAGALSPRELADVERVQPPTMTKIIAKLEERGMVLREPHPTDGRQVILRTTAQGRQEYEQVQRAHNEWLADHLADLSAEDLETLRRAAEIMQRVARAA; encoded by the coding sequence ATGGCGGAGCGCACGACCGCGCTGCAGCTCGCCCTGGGGCTGCGCGAAGCGATCACCCGGCTCAACCGGCGGCTGCGGCAGGCGCGGCCGGTCGGCGACCTGACCATGGCGCAGCTGTCCGCGCTGACCAGCCTGGAGCTGGCCGGTGCGCTCAGCCCGCGCGAGCTCGCGGACGTCGAGCGGGTGCAGCCACCCACGATGACCAAGATCATCGCGAAGCTGGAGGAGCGGGGCATGGTGCTCCGCGAGCCGCATCCGACCGACGGCCGGCAGGTCATCCTGCGTACCACCGCGCAGGGGCGCCAGGAGTACGAGCAGGTGCAGCGCGCGCACAACGAGTGGCTCGCTGACCATCTCGCCGACCTGTCCGCGGAGGATCTGGAGACCCTCCGCCGGGCGGCCGAGATCATGCAGAGGGTCGCTCGCGCCGCCTGA
- a CDS encoding NCS2 family permease — MAGSPAEATTPRNGFDRYFEISARGSTLSREVRGGFATFFTMAYIVVLNPLILGAAVDADGRSLAIPAIAAATALVAGLMTILMGVVARFPLALAAGLGVNALVAYEIAPQMTWADAMGLVVIEGVIIAVLVLTGFRQAVFHAVPTELKTAIGVGIGLFLALIGFVDAGFARGAAGSPPLLLGIGGQLVTWPVLVFVIGLLFTLVLMVRRVKGAILIGILAATVLALIVEAIAKVGPAGGPSGNPRGWSLNVPTLDKDWSVTPDLSLLGDFNLFDSWSRAGVLVCLMFVFTLLLTDFFDTMGTMVAVGQEGGLLDENGTPPRTREILLVDSIAAAAGGAASTSSNTSYIESAAGVGEGARTGVANLVTGALFLVAVLVSPLVQIVPFEAASAALVVVGFLMMTAVRTIDWSDWEIAIPAFLTIVLMPFTYSISNGIGAGVITYVLLKAVSGKARQVHPLLYAVAFLFVLYFLRGPIEAAII, encoded by the coding sequence ATGGCCGGCTCACCGGCAGAGGCAACGACGCCCCGGAACGGCTTCGACAGATACTTCGAGATCTCCGCGCGCGGCTCGACGCTGAGCCGCGAGGTGCGCGGAGGCTTCGCCACCTTCTTCACGATGGCCTACATCGTGGTCCTCAACCCGCTGATCCTCGGCGCCGCGGTCGACGCCGACGGCCGATCGCTGGCGATCCCGGCGATCGCGGCCGCGACCGCGCTGGTCGCCGGCCTGATGACGATCCTGATGGGCGTGGTGGCGCGCTTCCCTCTCGCGCTGGCCGCCGGGCTGGGCGTCAACGCGCTGGTCGCGTACGAGATCGCGCCGCAGATGACCTGGGCCGACGCGATGGGCCTGGTCGTCATCGAGGGCGTGATCATCGCCGTCCTGGTGCTCACCGGCTTCCGTCAGGCGGTCTTCCACGCCGTACCCACGGAGTTGAAGACCGCGATCGGCGTCGGCATCGGCCTGTTCCTGGCGCTGATCGGCTTCGTGGACGCGGGCTTCGCGCGGGGCGCGGCCGGGTCGCCGCCGCTGTTGCTCGGCATCGGCGGCCAGCTCGTCACCTGGCCGGTGCTGGTCTTCGTGATCGGGCTGCTGTTCACGCTGGTCCTGATGGTGCGCCGGGTGAAGGGCGCGATCCTGATCGGCATCCTCGCCGCCACCGTGCTGGCCCTGATCGTGGAGGCGATCGCGAAGGTCGGCCCGGCGGGCGGGCCGTCCGGCAACCCGCGCGGCTGGTCGCTGAACGTGCCCACGCTGGACAAGGACTGGTCGGTCACGCCGGACCTGTCGCTGCTCGGCGACTTCAACCTGTTCGACTCGTGGAGCCGCGCGGGCGTGCTGGTCTGCCTGATGTTCGTGTTCACGCTGCTGCTGACGGACTTCTTCGACACGATGGGCACGATGGTCGCGGTGGGCCAGGAGGGCGGGCTGCTCGACGAGAACGGCACGCCGCCGCGTACCCGGGAGATCCTGCTGGTCGACTCGATCGCGGCGGCGGCCGGCGGCGCGGCCAGCACGTCCAGCAACACGTCGTACATCGAGAGCGCGGCCGGCGTGGGCGAGGGCGCCCGGACCGGCGTGGCGAACCTGGTGACCGGCGCGCTGTTCCTGGTCGCGGTGCTGGTGTCGCCGCTGGTGCAGATCGTGCCGTTCGAGGCGGCGTCCGCGGCGCTGGTGGTGGTCGGCTTCCTGATGATGACCGCGGTGCGCACGATCGACTGGAGCGACTGGGAGATCGCGATCCCGGCGTTCCTGACCATCGTGCTGATGCCGTTCACGTACTCGATCTCGAACGGCATCGGGGCCGGTGTGATCACGTACGTGCTGCTCAAGGCGGTGTCCGGCAAGGCCCGCCAGGTGCACCCGCTGCTGTACGCCGTGGCCTTCCTCTTCGTCCTCTACTTCCTGCGCGGTCCGATCGAGGCCGCGATCATCTGA
- a CDS encoding DUF2530 domain-containing protein — MTPDDRPSSPEGPRPRPTPLDPPMVPFAVGGTIAWALAGLVLVVFFRDWLDSTGRTDWLWICLTGFLLGFPGTVTMMRHDAHRRRRRRTQP, encoded by the coding sequence ATGACGCCGGATGATCGGCCGTCGAGCCCGGAGGGTCCGCGTCCCCGTCCCACGCCGCTCGATCCGCCGATGGTCCCGTTCGCGGTGGGTGGCACCATCGCCTGGGCGCTCGCCGGTCTGGTGCTCGTCGTCTTCTTCCGGGACTGGCTGGATAGCACCGGCCGCACCGACTGGCTGTGGATCTGCCTCACCGGCTTCCTGCTCGGCTTCCCCGGCACGGTCACGATGATGCGCCACGACGCGCACCGGCGGAGGCGGCGTCGGACTCAGCCGTGA
- a CDS encoding DUF3027 domain-containing protein, which translates to MSRIAARPAKLDQVCADAVDIARDAITDVVDASEVGEHLEVIAEGDRLVTHLFECHLAGYRGWRWAVTVTRVSRSKHVTVCETVLLPGPDALMAPGWLPWNERLQPGDLGVGDLLPTAPDDERLAPGYLESDDPAVEEATWELGLGRARVMSRFGRQDTAQRWYDGDHGPEAPISVAAPRTARCGSCGFYLPLAGALRQAFGVCGNLYAPDDGRAVSIDHGCGAHSETLQEPEAHVEELPTIYDDSEVEAVAVSRASGSVEGDEPAEPYGHG; encoded by the coding sequence GTGAGCAGGATCGCCGCCCGGCCCGCCAAACTCGACCAGGTCTGCGCCGACGCCGTCGACATCGCCCGCGACGCGATCACCGATGTGGTGGACGCGTCCGAGGTCGGTGAGCACCTGGAGGTGATCGCCGAGGGCGATCGCCTGGTCACGCACTTGTTCGAGTGTCACCTCGCGGGCTATCGCGGGTGGCGCTGGGCGGTCACCGTGACGCGCGTCTCACGCAGCAAGCACGTGACGGTCTGCGAGACCGTGCTGCTGCCGGGGCCGGACGCGCTGATGGCCCCGGGCTGGCTCCCGTGGAACGAGCGCCTGCAGCCCGGCGACCTCGGCGTGGGCGACCTGCTGCCGACCGCGCCGGACGATGAGCGGCTGGCCCCGGGCTACCTGGAGTCGGACGACCCGGCGGTCGAGGAGGCCACCTGGGAGCTGGGCCTGGGCCGGGCGCGGGTGATGTCCCGGTTCGGCCGGCAGGACACGGCCCAGCGGTGGTACGACGGGGATCACGGCCCGGAGGCGCCGATCTCCGTGGCGGCCCCGCGCACGGCCCGGTGCGGCTCGTGCGGCTTCTACCTCCCGCTGGCCGGCGCGCTGCGTCAGGCGTTCGGCGTGTGCGGCAACCTCTACGCGCCGGACGACGGCCGCGCCGTCAGCATCGACCACGGCTGCGGCGCGCACTCCGAGACGCTCCAGGAGCCGGAGGCGCACGTCGAGGAGCTGCCGACGATCTACGACGACAGCGAGGTCGAGGCCGTGGCGGTCAGCCGGGCGTCCGGGTCCGTCGAGGGCGACGAGCCGGCCGAGCCGTACGGTCACGGCTGA